One region of Streptomyces sp. NBC_00442 genomic DNA includes:
- a CDS encoding PIG-L family deacetylase, which produces MDERARPAGPGRRVVLGGAAVAGLTLGVAGCSVPPAGRAEKPAPVGALGATPRKPLLLQILAHPDDDLYFMNPDTQHTLDSGVPLVSVYVTGGEANGDNRVVSDTTPRVYDKAAYSSARHQGLRQAYATLLGLDKYTPWEKSVAELRGGHRAEVNRLQHRGRSVELVFLNTAMHTPLGGRMGLPSLWEDHHLRLPVVIAEGSPLTRAEAYTYDDLLDVLEGLLAAYSPTLVQTLDPDPDIQHSSPQNRAHDSEQPGYSDHADHTAAASFAWAAMIRHAERGNAFLATAYRAYYNRHWPKNLPAGVLAEKAAHLVPYGGDKGWECGNPGGCGDYNVGGKRPLTNWKGWVRSTHYRHPGPRLLVSDDGAHAYGVLGLRAVRWSRGADDRWGAPQDLGGGPLAPVLAGATLPDGRQLLFALRFSSLQGRAGANTREVVMAEQTAAAGEFTVWKGLGNPERGDDRGRRIGPPVAVAAPDGRVHLFVRTADRGVSTRVREAGGAWSRWRDLGGESVQEGLSAVVDGRGRVHLFAAGADTVHHWTQSAPGKPLTPVPSRLPLAVDAVAPVPLGDGVQLLYRTSADPGRALKDPGSPASPHLTSVRTDGGPARPVALDGYGPVAAAGDFVLGTDEHGQVQLAGAGRVSKRAGGVVPVGPPTLYVHGGRALAVGLGVDAAPWSWRP; this is translated from the coding sequence GTGGACGAGCGAGCTAGGCCCGCCGGGCCGGGGCGAAGGGTCGTGCTCGGGGGTGCCGCCGTCGCGGGGCTCACCCTCGGTGTCGCGGGGTGTTCCGTTCCGCCGGCGGGGCGGGCCGAGAAGCCGGCCCCGGTCGGCGCGCTCGGCGCCACCCCCCGCAAACCCCTCCTGCTCCAGATCCTCGCCCACCCCGACGACGACCTGTACTTCATGAACCCGGACACCCAGCACACCCTCGACTCCGGTGTGCCGCTCGTCAGCGTGTACGTCACCGGCGGCGAGGCCAACGGGGACAACCGGGTCGTCAGTGACACCACCCCGCGCGTGTACGACAAGGCCGCCTATTCGTCCGCTCGGCACCAGGGGCTGCGGCAGGCCTACGCCACGCTGCTCGGGCTCGACAAGTACACGCCCTGGGAGAAGTCCGTCGCCGAGCTCCGCGGCGGCCACCGCGCCGAGGTCAACCGGCTCCAACACCGGGGCCGCAGCGTGGAGTTGGTGTTCCTCAACACCGCGATGCACACTCCGCTCGGGGGCAGGATGGGGCTGCCCAGCCTCTGGGAGGACCATCACCTCCGGCTCCCCGTCGTCATCGCCGAAGGGTCGCCGCTCACCCGGGCCGAGGCCTACACCTACGACGACCTGCTGGACGTACTGGAAGGGCTCCTCGCCGCGTACTCCCCCACCCTCGTCCAGACCCTCGATCCCGACCCGGACATCCAGCACAGCTCTCCCCAGAACCGCGCGCACGACTCCGAGCAGCCGGGGTACTCCGACCACGCCGACCACACCGCCGCCGCCTCCTTCGCCTGGGCCGCGATGATCCGGCACGCCGAGCGGGGCAACGCCTTCCTCGCCACCGCCTACCGCGCGTACTACAACCGGCACTGGCCGAAGAACCTCCCCGCCGGCGTCCTCGCCGAGAAGGCCGCGCACCTCGTGCCGTACGGCGGCGACAAGGGCTGGGAGTGTGGGAACCCGGGCGGCTGCGGCGACTACAACGTCGGCGGGAAGCGGCCGCTCACCAACTGGAAGGGGTGGGTGCGTTCCACCCACTACCGCCACCCGGGACCACGGCTGCTCGTGTCCGACGACGGCGCCCACGCCTATGGCGTCCTCGGGCTGCGAGCCGTGCGCTGGAGCCGGGGCGCCGACGACCGATGGGGCGCCCCGCAGGACCTCGGTGGCGGCCCGCTCGCCCCCGTACTCGCCGGCGCCACCCTGCCCGACGGCCGGCAGCTCCTGTTCGCGCTGCGCTTCTCCTCGCTCCAGGGGCGCGCCGGCGCCAACACCCGCGAGGTCGTGATGGCCGAACAGACCGCGGCCGCCGGGGAGTTCACCGTCTGGAAGGGGCTCGGCAACCCCGAGCGCGGGGACGACCGGGGGCGCCGGATCGGGCCGCCGGTGGCCGTCGCCGCGCCGGACGGGCGCGTCCACCTGTTCGTGCGCACCGCCGACCGCGGCGTCAGCACCCGGGTGCGTGAGGCCGGCGGCGCCTGGTCGCGGTGGCGCGATCTGGGCGGCGAGTCCGTGCAGGAGGGGCTGAGCGCGGTCGTGGACGGGCGCGGGCGCGTGCACCTGTTCGCGGCGGGTGCCGACACGGTCCACCACTGGACGCAGAGCGCCCCGGGCAAGCCGCTGACCCCCGTACCGTCCCGGCTTCCGCTCGCCGTGGACGCGGTGGCCCCGGTCCCGCTCGGCGACGGCGTGCAGCTGTTGTACCGCACCTCGGCCGACCCGGGGAGGGCGCTCAAGGACCCCGGCTCCCCCGCCTCGCCGCACCTCACCTCCGTACGGACGGACGGCGGCCCGGCGCGGCCGGTGGCGCTCGACGGGTACGGTCCGGTCGCCGCGGCCGGCGACTTCGTGCTGGGGACGGACGAGCACGGCCAGGTCCAACTCGCCGGAGCGGGGCGGGTGTCGAAGCGGGCCGGCGGCGTCGTCCCGGTCGGCCCGCCCACCCTGTACGTCCACGGCGGACGGGCACTCGCGGTGGGCCTCGGCGTCGACGCGGCCCCCTGGAGCTGGCGGCCCTGA
- the tuf gene encoding elongation factor Tu translates to MAKAKFERTKPHVNIGTIGHIDHGKTTLTAAITKVLHDAYPDLNEASAFDQIDKAPEERQRGITISIAHVEYQTESRHYAHVDCPGHADYIKNMITGAAQMDGAILVVAATDGPMPQTKEHVLLARQVGVPYIVVALNKADMVDDEEILELVELEVRELLSEYEFPGDDLPVVKVSALKALEGDKEWGQSVLNLMAAVDEAIPQPERDVDKPFLMPIEDVFTITGRGTVVTGRIERGVLKVNETVDIVGIKTEKTTTTVTGIEMFRKLLDEGQAGENVGLLLRGIKREDVERGQVIIKPGSVTPHTEFEAQAYILSKDEGGRHTPFFNNYRPQFYFRTTDVTGVVTLPEGTEMVMPGDNTSMNVALIQPVAMEEGLKFAIREGGRTVGAGQVVKIVK, encoded by the coding sequence GTGGCGAAGGCAAAGTTCGAGCGGACTAAGCCGCACGTCAACATCGGCACCATCGGTCACATTGACCACGGTAAGACGACCCTCACGGCCGCCATTACCAAGGTGCTGCACGACGCGTACCCGGACCTGAACGAGGCCTCGGCCTTCGACCAGATCGACAAGGCTCCTGAGGAGCGCCAGCGCGGTATCACGATCTCGATCGCGCACGTCGAGTACCAGACCGAGTCGCGTCACTACGCCCACGTCGACTGCCCCGGTCACGCGGACTACATCAAGAACATGATCACGGGTGCCGCGCAGATGGACGGCGCGATCCTCGTGGTTGCCGCCACCGACGGCCCGATGCCGCAGACCAAGGAGCACGTGCTCCTGGCCCGCCAGGTCGGCGTTCCCTACATCGTCGTCGCCCTGAACAAGGCCGACATGGTGGACGACGAGGAGATCCTGGAGCTCGTCGAGCTCGAGGTTCGTGAGCTCCTCTCCGAGTACGAGTTCCCGGGCGACGACCTGCCGGTCGTCAAGGTCTCGGCGCTCAAGGCGCTCGAGGGCGACAAGGAGTGGGGCCAGTCGGTCCTGAACCTGATGGCCGCCGTCGACGAGGCGATCCCGCAGCCCGAGCGTGACGTCGACAAGCCGTTCCTGATGCCGATCGAGGACGTCTTCACGATCACCGGTCGTGGCACCGTCGTCACCGGTCGTATCGAGCGTGGTGTCCTGAAGGTCAACGAGACCGTCGACATCGTCGGTATCAAGACCGAGAAGACCACCACCACGGTCACCGGCATCGAGATGTTCCGCAAGCTGCTCGACGAGGGCCAGGCCGGTGAGAACGTCGGTCTGCTGCTTCGTGGCATCAAGCGCGAGGACGTCGAGCGCGGCCAGGTCATCATCAAGCCCGGTTCGGTCACCCCGCACACCGAGTTCGAGGCCCAGGCGTACATCCTGTCCAAGGACGAGGGTGGCCGTCACACGCCGTTCTTCAACAACTACCGCCCGCAGTTCTACTTCCGTACCACGGACGTGACCGGCGTCGTCACCCTCCCCGAGGGCACCGAGATGGTCATGCCGGGCGACAACACCTCCATGAACGTCGCGCTGATCCAGCCCGTCGCCATGGAAGAGGGCCTGAAGTTCGCCATCCGTGAGGGTGGCCGGACCGTGGGCGCCGGCCAGGTCGTCAAGATCGTCAAGTAA